A genomic window from Triticum aestivum cultivar Chinese Spring unplaced genomic scaffold, IWGSC CS RefSeq v2.1 scaffold19435-4, whole genome shotgun sequence includes:
- the LOC123172999 gene encoding uncharacterized protein produces MTCVARASLLVPSMSEEGEMSSLRRRRRSPAASPLEDDDLLSEILLRLPPQPSSLPRASVVCKSWRRLVTDPQFRRRFRLRHRRNPPLLGFFNRFDGLSFQPTLDAPDRVPLGRFPLQRDDGDYFVSLGCRHGLLLIFLPERLQILVWDPVTGDQHRLTIPPVVAERAEKIGISGAVYRAAGDVQQFQVFLAVTDGDGPKHRRALACVYSSKTCLWGNLISTPIPHQAHGSQFFTMVTGDALLAGDSLYWVLAGNLDGILEFDLEKQSLAVIQPVDVRGRRHFKLMWAEGGGLGFLFISESDRYTAQLWKRLTGRDAIASWVLARTIELDKLLSLNPEEEERIVMLGFVENNNVLLLWTVVGVFTIHLESLKFKKLFKTMQMSHYHPFESV; encoded by the coding sequence atgacgtgcgttgcacgtgcaagtCTACTAGTCCCATCAATGAGCGAGGAGGGCGAGATGagcagcctccgccgccgccgccgctcaccgGCGGCATCCCCGCTGGAAGACGACGACCTGCTCTCCGAGATCCTGCTCCGCCTCCCCCCGCAGCCTTCCTCCCTCCCCCGCGCATCCGTCGTCTGCAAGAGCTGGCGCCGCCTCGTCACAGATCCCCAATTCCGACGCCGcttccgcctccgccaccgccgcaacCCTCCCCTCCTCGGCTTCTTCAACCGATTTGATGGCCTCTCCTTCCAACCTACCCTGGACGCCCCTGACCGTGTTCCTCTCGGGCGCTTCCCCTTGCAgcgcgacgacggcgactactTCGTCTCCCTCGGATGCCGCCATGGCCTCCTGCTCATCTTCCTTCCGGAGCGTCTCCAGATCCTTGTGTGGGATCCCGTCACGGGCGACCAGCACCGCCTGACCATTCCCCCGGTGGTCGCGGAACGCGCGGAGAAGATTGGGATCAGCGGGGCGGTGTATCGCGCCGCCGGAGACGTCCAGCAGTTCCAGGTGTTCTTGGCAGTGACAGACGGCGACGGCCCGAAACACAGACGAGCGCTGGCCTGTGTTTATTCCTCAAAGACCTGCTTATGGGGGAATCTCATCTCCACACCCATTCCGCACCAGGCTCATGGATCCCAGTTTTTCACCATGGTTACCGGTGACGCTTTGCTGGCTGGAGATTCCCTTTACTGGGTGCTTGCTGGGAATTTGGATGGAATTCTCGAGTTTGATTTGGAGAAGCAGAGTCTAGCTGTGATACAGCCAGTGGATGTGCGTGGCAGGCGCCACTTCAAGCTTATGTGGGCAGAGGGCGGTGGGCTGGGTTTCCTCTTCATATCAGAATCTGACCGCTACACCGCCCAATTATGGAAGAGGCTGACCGGCCGTGATGCTATTGCTTCATGGGTGCTTGCAAGAACTATTGAACTTGACAAGCTACTTTCCCTGAATCCAGAGGAGGAAGAGCGCATAGTGATGCTAGGGTTTGTTGAAAACAACAATGTGTTGTTGCTGTGGACGGTTGTTGGCGTCTTCACGATCCATCTCGAGTCATTGAAGTTCAAGAAGCTTTTCAAAACTATGCAAATGTCTCACTATCATCCATTCGAAAGTGTCTAA